One genomic region from Leptospira montravelensis encodes:
- a CDS encoding DUF1574 domain-containing protein has product MNSKFNFPVVLYPILLALSLFLLDKIFFLPIVVENTYSWKKIERKFYELKEDLFLVMLDESKKHPEKQIGLILGSSRSGEFDSEMLESFFPNTNSFNFAAPFGPPSFQAYWLERTLSVKLPIRYVLIEVDPLLFSQSAIDYSLNGSYDNEYVLKQIDFYRPKTKDPWLSDAKGFSMDEAEIYFLKKLFALYKYPLDPTAIKANNKEIEVGFFPGMSVGITGKDHKRNYIDKIKLVNRVKFGALPNEIKFANMDVFLERDAEAMYNQYLRGTKLAPTQIYFFKRMLDLLKGTGIPVIIYFPAVSDALRRRMSSDGLLDKFNFEIKAAVEKVSLIPGSRFFVVDPNTDPRWVCKDFVDSLHLSGACFPNLLPILFPKEVR; this is encoded by the coding sequence ATGAATTCAAAATTTAATTTTCCTGTAGTATTGTATCCTATTCTTCTTGCTTTAAGTCTTTTTCTTTTGGATAAAATCTTTTTTTTACCCATTGTAGTTGAGAACACTTATAGTTGGAAAAAAATTGAAAGAAAATTTTATGAATTAAAAGAAGATCTTTTTCTTGTAATGCTTGATGAGTCAAAAAAACATCCAGAAAAACAAATAGGTTTGATTTTGGGTAGTTCTCGTTCCGGTGAGTTTGACTCCGAAATGTTGGAATCATTTTTTCCAAATACAAATTCCTTTAATTTTGCGGCTCCCTTTGGTCCACCTAGTTTTCAGGCTTATTGGTTAGAGAGAACATTAAGTGTCAAACTCCCAATTCGTTATGTGTTAATTGAAGTAGATCCACTTTTATTTTCGCAATCGGCGATTGATTATTCCTTAAATGGATCCTATGATAACGAATATGTGTTAAAGCAAATTGACTTTTACCGACCTAAAACTAAGGATCCTTGGCTTTCTGATGCAAAGGGTTTTTCTATGGACGAAGCAGAAATCTATTTTTTAAAAAAGTTATTTGCTCTATATAAATATCCCTTAGATCCAACGGCTATCAAAGCAAATAATAAAGAAATTGAAGTTGGATTTTTCCCAGGAATGTCTGTTGGGATTACGGGAAAGGATCACAAAAGAAATTATATTGATAAAATCAAATTAGTGAATCGGGTAAAATTTGGTGCTCTACCAAATGAGATCAAGTTTGCGAACATGGATGTATTTTTAGAAAGAGATGCAGAAGCCATGTACAACCAATATTTGCGCGGAACGAAACTTGCTCCTACACAAATATACTTCTTTAAACGAATGTTAGATTTACTTAAAGGAACAGGGATTCCTGTGATCATTTACTTTCCTGCGGTTTCAGATGCATTGCGAAGACGGATGAGTTCTGATGGGTTATTAGATAAATTTAATTTTGAAATTAAAGCGGCAGTGGAGAAGGTTTCTTTAATTCCTGGCTCAAGGTTTTTCGTGGTCGATCCAAATACAGATCCGCGTTGGGTTTGTAAGGATTTTGTAGATTCACTACATTTAAGTGGGGCTTGTTTTCCAAACTTACTCCCTATTTTATTTCCGAAAGAAGTCCGTTAA
- a CDS encoding MBOAT family O-acyltransferase, translating into MKFTSLSFLLFFLVIYCLHWMIRGKFRLGFLFLASFAFYAAWSIPFAFHFLTIVLLNHFFNKQILKNKSSFWYPVSLFVNFGNLFLFKYFYFLWDVLFQLTGSIWFSPESIHSFLNSQFGADSITLPLAISFYTFQMVAYTIDIKRGNAEENPSFLKFALFIFFFPQLVAGPIVRHGEFFYQLEVWNAKKEQLFEGYYLVFLGLFKKVVLADNLSPVIEPVFQNPELYDGFTNFVAMFGYSARVYCDFSGYTDLARGLGKLLGINLPENFHAPFLSGSVRELWTRWHMTLATWIKDYIYFPLGGSRVSEYRGYINLLVTFTLAGFWHGANFTFIIWGFLHGVMLSVERKIELIRKPEKTLKTPKWKKFLGVLYAFGFFSFTIAFFNGSSVTNSITMLLKAFTGGVGIRTNKLELILYTLIITFILNYIQTKPSFPRPNWSTKFSLGFLLLFSLVITILLGYLAPGGTEFIYFQF; encoded by the coding sequence ATGAAATTTACATCCCTTAGTTTTCTATTATTCTTTCTTGTTATCTATTGTCTACACTGGATGATCCGTGGCAAGTTTCGATTGGGTTTTTTGTTTTTGGCTTCGTTTGCTTTCTATGCAGCTTGGTCGATACCTTTTGCCTTTCACTTTCTAACTATAGTTCTATTAAATCATTTTTTTAATAAACAAATCCTAAAAAACAAATCTAGTTTTTGGTATCCTGTTTCACTGTTTGTCAATTTTGGAAATTTATTTCTTTTTAAATATTTCTATTTTTTATGGGATGTTCTTTTTCAACTAACAGGAAGCATTTGGTTTTCTCCCGAATCAATACACAGTTTTTTGAATTCCCAATTCGGAGCGGATTCCATAACTCTTCCACTTGCCATTAGTTTTTATACCTTCCAAATGGTAGCCTATACCATTGATATCAAACGTGGGAATGCCGAAGAAAATCCGAGTTTTTTGAAGTTTGCATTATTTATCTTTTTCTTTCCGCAGTTGGTGGCAGGTCCCATTGTACGCCACGGAGAATTTTTTTATCAATTAGAAGTTTGGAATGCCAAAAAAGAACAACTTTTCGAAGGCTATTATTTAGTATTTCTTGGTCTGTTTAAGAAAGTCGTACTGGCTGACAATCTCTCTCCAGTCATTGAACCGGTATTTCAGAACCCAGAGTTGTATGATGGGTTTACGAATTTTGTTGCCATGTTTGGATATTCCGCCAGAGTTTATTGTGATTTCAGTGGTTATACAGATTTAGCAAGAGGTTTAGGTAAGTTACTTGGAATCAACCTTCCTGAAAATTTTCATGCTCCATTTTTATCCGGGTCTGTTCGGGAACTTTGGACACGTTGGCATATGACACTTGCCACTTGGATTAAAGACTATATTTATTTTCCGTTAGGTGGTTCCCGCGTATCTGAATATCGGGGTTATATAAATTTACTAGTTACATTTACTTTAGCTGGTTTTTGGCATGGTGCCAATTTTACATTTATCATTTGGGGATTTCTTCATGGGGTTATGTTAAGTGTTGAAAGAAAAATCGAGTTAATTCGAAAACCCGAAAAAACACTGAAAACACCAAAATGGAAAAAGTTTTTAGGTGTTTTGTATGCATTTGGATTTTTTTCATTCACCATTGCTTTTTTTAACGGATCGAGTGTCACTAACTCGATCACTATGTTACTAAAAGCGTTTACGGGTGGTGTTGGGATAAGAACCAATAAATTAGAGTTAATTCTTTATACCTTAATAATAACTTTTATCCTAAATTACATCCAAACCAAACCAAGTTTTCCAAGACCAAATTGGTCTACCAAGTTTTCTCTTGGATTTCTGTTATTGTTTTCACTAGTAATAACCATTCTGTTAGGTTATTTAGCTCCGGGAGGAACGGAATTTATCTATTTCCAATTTTAA